One stretch of Ictalurus punctatus breed USDA103 chromosome 5, Coco_2.0, whole genome shotgun sequence DNA includes these proteins:
- the ankrd39 gene encoding ankyrin repeat domain-containing protein 39, which translates to MASHGNQCSCSDHGSTPSVHQTLDEMDYERGIWSAALGGDLERVRSFLKKGADPNMKDQAGYTALHYASRAAHQPVCELLLDHGACANSQTHGGATALHRAAYCGHINIVQLLLKHGADPGLTDDDGSTSLHKAAEQGHLETCVLLVSRYPILRTVKDKKSRLPVDLSPDHNTFLELLKPPQ; encoded by the exons ATGGCCTCCCATGGGAATCAGTGCTCCTGCAGCGATCACGGCTCAACCCCAAGCGTCCATCAAACTCTAGATGAGATGGACTATGAGAGAG GCATATGGTCGGCAGCTCTGGGTGGCGATTTGGAGAGGGTCCgttcatttttgaaaaaaggAGCGGATCCGAATATGAAGGACCAGGCTGGATACACCGCTTTG CACTACGCCAGTCGAGCAGCTCACCAGCCGGTGTGTGAGTTGCTCCTGGATCATGGCGCCTGTGCCAATTCTCAGACACACGGTGGCGCCACCGCTCTGCACAGAGCCGCCTACTGTGGCCACATCAACATCGTCCAACTGCTGCTGAAACACGGAGCTGATCCTGGCTTAACGGATGATGATGGATCAACATCTCTGCATAAG GCTGCTGAGCAGGGCCATCTGGAGACATGTGTGTTGTTAGTGAGCAGATATCCCATCCTGAGAACCGTAAAGGATAAAAAATCACGCTTACCTGTAGATCTCAGTCCAGACCACAACACCTTCTTAGAGTTACTGAAGCCTCCTCAATGA
- the car15 gene encoding carbonic anhydrase 15 isoform X1 codes for MQSWMSALISVLMLSTVSALSLKGFYVPPLNYCYTEDSCSPYNWVKMFPTCIAKESGLHSPINLQRVVIKNNSIDPLELQGFDVPQKSWTVVNVRDTVVVKFQAGMTVKGGSIKHNYRIVEMRFHWGSNTTNGSEHKLDARRFPMEMQIVGVAPGFADVEAASVVQSGLLIMGVFIDIASEENQAFKAIAHAVLNVPYPGDSVSASPPALSHLLPEDGTFYQYHGGQTTPPCRQTVTWIVFEKPIFISRKQHLPFITQLYYSDENDTVKKLLVGNYRFIQPSLNRQIFVSSAVKIRSASGAALSQRTLFIPLLILASELSHTML; via the exons ATGCAGTCCTGGATGTCTGCTCTAATATCTGTCCTAATGCTAAGTACAGTCAGTGCTTTGTCCCTCAAAGGTTTCTACG TTCCACCCCTTAATTACTGCTACACAGAAGACTCCTGTA GTCCATATAACTGGGTGAAAATGTTTCCTACCTGCATCGCCAAAGAATCGGGGCTACACTCTCCCATCAACCTGCAACGTGTTGTTATTAAGAACAACTCCATCGATCCTCTGGAGCTGCAAGGCTTCGATGTGCCTCAGAAGTCTTGGACTGTAGTCAATGTCCGGGACACTG ttgttGTGAAGTTTCAAGCAGGCATGACTGTAAAAGGTGGCAGCATAAAGCATAATTACCGAATCGTAGAGATGAGATTCCACTGGGGTTCGAATACGACCAACGGATCAGAGCATAAACTCGATGCTCGCAGGTTCCCTATGGAG ATGCAGATTGTGGGTGTGGCTCCTGGATTCGCTGACGTGGAAGCTGCTTCTGTTGTGCAGTCAGGCCTGCTTATAATGGGGGTCTTCATTGAT ATTGCCTCTGAGGAGAATCAAGCTTTTAAAGCCATAGCCCATGCGGTGCTCAACGTCCCATACCCAG GGGATTCAGTAAGTGCGAGTCCTCCGGCATTGTCGCACCTCCTTCCTGAGGATGGTACATTCTATCAGTATCACGGAGGCCAGACGACTCCGCCCTGCCGCCAGACGGTGACTTGGATTGTGTTTGAGAAGCCCATCTTCATCTCCAGAAAGCAG CATTTGCCGTTCATCACACAACTGTATTACTCAGATGAAAACGACACTGTGAAGAAGTTGCTGGTGGGTAACTATCGTTTCATCCAGCCCAGCTTGAACCGCCAAATCTTTGTTTCTTCTGCTGTGAAGATCCGCTCGGCGAGCGGAGCCGCTCTGAGCCAGCGCACGCTCTTCATCCCCCTCCTCATCCTCGCCAGCGAGCTGTCTCACACGATGCTTTAA
- the car15 gene encoding carbonic anhydrase 15 isoform X2 encodes MQSWMSALISVLMLSTVSALSLKGFYVPPLNYCYTEDSCSPYNWVKMFPTCIAKESGLHSPINLQRVVIKNNSIDPLELQGFDVPQKSWTVVNVRDTVVVKFQAGMTVKGGSIKHNYRIVEMRFHWGSNTTNGSEHKLDARRFPMEIASEENQAFKAIAHAVLNVPYPGDSVSASPPALSHLLPEDGTFYQYHGGQTTPPCRQTVTWIVFEKPIFISRKQHLPFITQLYYSDENDTVKKLLVGNYRFIQPSLNRQIFVSSAVKIRSASGAALSQRTLFIPLLILASELSHTML; translated from the exons ATGCAGTCCTGGATGTCTGCTCTAATATCTGTCCTAATGCTAAGTACAGTCAGTGCTTTGTCCCTCAAAGGTTTCTACG TTCCACCCCTTAATTACTGCTACACAGAAGACTCCTGTA GTCCATATAACTGGGTGAAAATGTTTCCTACCTGCATCGCCAAAGAATCGGGGCTACACTCTCCCATCAACCTGCAACGTGTTGTTATTAAGAACAACTCCATCGATCCTCTGGAGCTGCAAGGCTTCGATGTGCCTCAGAAGTCTTGGACTGTAGTCAATGTCCGGGACACTG ttgttGTGAAGTTTCAAGCAGGCATGACTGTAAAAGGTGGCAGCATAAAGCATAATTACCGAATCGTAGAGATGAGATTCCACTGGGGTTCGAATACGACCAACGGATCAGAGCATAAACTCGATGCTCGCAGGTTCCCTATGGAG ATTGCCTCTGAGGAGAATCAAGCTTTTAAAGCCATAGCCCATGCGGTGCTCAACGTCCCATACCCAG GGGATTCAGTAAGTGCGAGTCCTCCGGCATTGTCGCACCTCCTTCCTGAGGATGGTACATTCTATCAGTATCACGGAGGCCAGACGACTCCGCCCTGCCGCCAGACGGTGACTTGGATTGTGTTTGAGAAGCCCATCTTCATCTCCAGAAAGCAG CATTTGCCGTTCATCACACAACTGTATTACTCAGATGAAAACGACACTGTGAAGAAGTTGCTGGTGGGTAACTATCGTTTCATCCAGCCCAGCTTGAACCGCCAAATCTTTGTTTCTTCTGCTGTGAAGATCCGCTCGGCGAGCGGAGCCGCTCTGAGCCAGCGCACGCTCTTCATCCCCCTCCTCATCCTCGCCAGCGAGCTGTCTCACACGATGCTTTAA